One genomic region from Desulfovibrio sp. encodes:
- a CDS encoding amino acid ABC transporter permease yields the protein MLDTAFFGNELIPALNRGLLVSLALIIPAGSLGFVGGVLLGCARSFGPRWLRRLGDWFTAIVRGVPLVVQLMMIYYALPKIGIFFPPYGAALTSFTLCTAAYQSEYVRGALLSIRQGQIRAAEALGFSTWQTVAWIVIPQAARRALPGCGNEIIYLIKYSSLAYLVTCMELMGEGKVVASDTFRFTEVFVTVGAYYLGMVTLATFFLRWLEHRFHVPGFGAR from the coding sequence GTGCTGGACACGGCCTTTTTCGGCAATGAGCTTATCCCTGCCCTCAACAGGGGCCTGCTCGTTTCGCTGGCTCTCATCATCCCCGCTGGCAGCCTGGGTTTTGTGGGCGGGGTGCTTCTCGGCTGCGCCCGCTCTTTCGGCCCGCGCTGGCTGCGCCGCCTGGGCGACTGGTTCACGGCCATAGTACGCGGCGTGCCCCTGGTTGTGCAGCTGATGATGATCTACTATGCCCTGCCCAAGATCGGCATCTTCTTTCCGCCCTATGGGGCCGCGCTCACAAGCTTTACCCTGTGTACGGCCGCCTATCAGAGCGAATATGTGCGCGGGGCGCTGCTTTCCATCCGCCAGGGGCAGATTCGCGCCGCCGAGGCCCTGGGATTCAGCACATGGCAGACCGTAGCCTGGATCGTCATTCCCCAGGCCGCCCGCCGCGCCCTGCCCGGCTGCGGCAACGAAATCATCTACCTCATCAAGTACAGCTCCCTGGCCTACCTCGTCACCTGTATGGAACTTATGGGCGAAGGCAAGGTCGTGGCCTCGGACACCTTCCGCTTTACCGAGGTTTTTGTCACAGTTGGAGCCTACTATCTCGGTATGGTCACTCTGGCCACCTTCTTTCTGCGCTGGCTTGAACACCGCTTCCACGTGCCGGGCTTCGGCGCTCGCTAG
- the nikR gene encoding nickel-responsive transcriptional regulator NikR, with protein sequence MGNLARFGVSLDEDLLEPFDELCRRKSYPNRSEAIRDLIRKALVEEKWNSDACGAGTLTLVYDHHKNDLSRRLMQIQHDDHDLIVTTLHVHLDHYNCLEVLVLKGEPNRMRALADKLIACRGVKHGTFTGTTTGEDLA encoded by the coding sequence ATGGGAAATCTGGCACGCTTTGGGGTTTCGCTGGATGAAGACCTGCTGGAACCTTTTGACGAACTTTGCCGCCGCAAAAGCTATCCCAACCGTTCAGAGGCCATACGCGACCTCATCCGCAAGGCCCTGGTGGAAGAAAAGTGGAACAGCGACGCCTGTGGCGCTGGCACGTTGACCCTTGTTTACGATCATCACAAAAACGACCTTTCGCGTCGTCTCATGCAGATCCAGCATGATGATCACGATTTGATAGTCACCACGCTGCATGTGCATCTTGACCACTACAACTGCCTTGAGGTTCTGGTGCTCAAAGGGGAGCCCAACCGCATGCGCGCCCTGGCCGACAAGCTCATCGCCTGCCGCGGCGTCAAGCACGGCACCTTTACCGGCACTACCACAGGAGAGGACCTGGCATAA
- the ilvA gene encoding threonine ammonia-lyase, biosynthetic: MQKHSEYLNRILLSRVYDVAVETPLDEAKTLSRRLGNRILLKREDHQPVFSFKLRGAYNKMARLSPEDLRRGVIAASAGNHAQGVALAARRLGCEATIVMPVTTPAIKVDAVRRLGGQVVLSGESFSDAWQHTLDLIKESGCIYIPPFDDPDVIAGQGTIGMEILRQHPGDIHAVFVPIGGGGLAAGVAAYIKNLRPEIRVIGVEPVDSDAMRRSVMAGRRVELHDVGLFADGVAVKLVGEHTFALCRDLLDDIIVVSTDAICGAIKDIFEDTRLVAEPAGALALAGLRAYAAQSGLRDATLVAVVSGANMNFDRLSHVVDRSEIGAHREALLAVTIPEAVGSFRALCASFGNRNITELCTRFSDPEIARVLVGIKISGREDVAEVLTELRSKGFEAIDLTDNELVKMHLRHLVGGNAPQILHERLLRFTFPERPGALLDFMDAMRVDFSITLFQYRYHGADFGRVLVGFEAPEEKREAFEDFLQRVERMGYPHVEETDNPAYKMFLGWHES, from the coding sequence ATGCAAAAGCACAGTGAGTACCTGAACCGCATACTGTTGAGCCGCGTCTATGACGTGGCGGTGGAAACTCCCCTTGATGAAGCCAAAACCCTTTCCCGGCGTCTTGGCAACCGAATTTTGCTCAAGCGCGAGGACCACCAGCCTGTTTTCTCCTTCAAGCTGCGCGGCGCATACAACAAGATGGCCCGCCTGTCGCCGGAGGATCTGCGGCGCGGCGTTATTGCCGCCTCAGCCGGAAACCATGCCCAGGGCGTGGCTCTTGCGGCCCGTCGCCTCGGTTGCGAGGCCACCATCGTCATGCCCGTGACCACGCCCGCCATCAAGGTGGACGCGGTGCGCCGTCTGGGCGGGCAGGTGGTGCTTTCTGGCGAGTCTTTCAGCGATGCCTGGCAGCACACGCTTGATCTCATCAAGGAGAGCGGCTGCATTTACATCCCGCCGTTTGACGATCCTGACGTCATTGCGGGGCAGGGCACCATTGGCATGGAAATCCTGCGCCAGCATCCCGGCGACATCCATGCGGTTTTTGTTCCCATCGGCGGCGGCGGCCTGGCGGCTGGCGTGGCCGCCTACATCAAGAACCTGCGCCCGGAAATCCGGGTTATCGGTGTGGAGCCTGTTGATTCCGACGCCATGCGCCGTTCCGTCATGGCCGGACGCAGGGTGGAACTGCACGATGTGGGCCTTTTTGCCGACGGTGTGGCCGTAAAGCTTGTGGGCGAGCATACCTTTGCCCTGTGCCGCGATCTTCTGGACGATATCATTGTGGTGAGTACCGATGCCATCTGCGGCGCCATAAAGGATATTTTTGAGGATACGCGTCTGGTGGCCGAACCGGCAGGAGCCCTGGCCCTGGCAGGCCTGCGCGCCTACGCGGCGCAGAGCGGCCTGCGCGACGCCACCCTTGTGGCCGTGGTCAGCGGCGCCAACATGAATTTTGACCGGCTGAGCCACGTGGTTGACCGTTCAGAAATCGGCGCGCACCGCGAGGCCCTTCTGGCAGTGACCATTCCCGAGGCCGTGGGCAGCTTCCGCGCGCTGTGCGCCTCCTTTGGCAACCGCAACATCACCGAACTGTGCACCCGCTTTTCTGACCCGGAAATCGCGCGCGTGCTGGTGGGCATCAAGATCAGCGGGCGCGAGGATGTGGCCGAAGTTCTGACTGAGCTGCGCAGCAAGGGATTTGAAGCCATTGACCTCACGGACAACGAACTGGTCAAGATGCATCTGCGGCATCTGGTGGGCGGCAATGCGCCCCAGATTCTGCACGAAAGGCTGCTGCGTTTCACCTTTCCTGAGCGTCCCGGGGCGTTGCTGGACTTTATGGACGCCATGCGCGTGGATTTCAGCATCACCCTGTTCCAGTATCGCTACCACGGCGCGGATTTCGGCCGGGTGCTGGTGGGTTTTGAGGCTCCGGAAGAAAAGCGTGAGGCCTTTGAGGACTTTTTGCAGCGTGTGGAACGCATGGGCTACCCCCATGTGGAAGAGACGGACAACCCGGCCTATAAGATGTTCCTGGGGTGGCACGAAAGTTAA
- a CDS encoding amino acid ABC transporter ATP-binding protein, whose protein sequence is MNVDEQAILRVEGISKMLGGKPILNNCSLSVRRGELKVLIGPSGAGKSTLLQSINCLIPPDAGDIYLEGKRLDRTNKPALCAFRAQVGMIFQDFNLFDHLTAEENVAIALRKVRGMSHKDAKARAHEELARVGLARRALLYPAQLSGGQKQRVAMARALAMDPKVILLDEPTSALDPELVGEVLAVIRDLAGGGMTMIMATHQMDFARALATEIIFMEQGRLIEQGAPDVLLAEGSATRTRDFCQRLLEMGG, encoded by the coding sequence ATGAATGTGGACGAACAAGCTATTCTGCGCGTTGAGGGCATCTCGAAGATGCTGGGCGGCAAGCCCATTCTGAACAACTGCAGCCTCTCGGTGCGCCGCGGCGAACTCAAGGTGCTCATCGGGCCTTCAGGCGCGGGCAAAAGCACCCTGCTGCAGAGCATCAACTGCCTCATCCCGCCCGATGCGGGCGACATCTACCTTGAGGGCAAACGGCTCGACCGCACAAACAAACCCGCCCTGTGCGCCTTTCGCGCTCAGGTGGGCATGATTTTTCAGGATTTCAACCTGTTCGACCACCTCACGGCTGAAGAAAACGTGGCCATAGCCCTGCGCAAGGTGCGCGGCATGAGCCACAAGGACGCCAAGGCCCGCGCGCACGAAGAACTCGCCCGCGTCGGCCTTGCCCGCCGCGCCCTGCTCTACCCCGCCCAGCTTTCGGGCGGTCAGAAGCAGCGCGTGGCCATGGCCCGCGCCCTGGCCATGGACCCCAAGGTCATCTTGCTGGACGAACCCACCTCGGCTCTGGACCCCGAACTGGTGGGCGAAGTGCTGGCCGTCATACGTGACCTTGCCGGCGGCGGCATGACCATGATCATGGCCACCCACCAGATGGATTTTGCCCGCGCTCTGGCCACGGAAATCATATTTATGGAACAAGGCAGACTTATTGAACAGGGCGCGCCCGATGTGCTCCTGGCCGAAGGCTCCGCCACGCGCACGCGCGACTTTTGCCAGCGCCTGCTGGAGATGGGGGGCTAG
- a CDS encoding class I SAM-dependent methyltransferase, whose translation MSSKHPQNEDKGLQAYQPHITVRAAGRLWQLSRAADLEQLWEAMTADSRDFEDERLPYWTELWPSSVALASWLHSRKEDIAGQNCLDLGCGLGLTALVGQWLGARVTAMDYEEQALHFAARNARINDVPQPLWAVMDWRSPALKAGSMHRVWGGDIMYEKRFVAPVLRFLHHALAPDGAAWVAEPGRSVYETFLHALQSGGWQGKRVYGQKVEALYAQPVPVTVQVWEIRRG comes from the coding sequence ATGTCATCAAAACACCCGCAAAATGAAGACAAGGGTCTCCAGGCGTATCAGCCGCACATAACAGTGCGCGCCGCCGGGCGGCTGTGGCAGCTCAGCCGCGCCGCAGACCTTGAACAGCTTTGGGAGGCCATGACTGCCGACTCCCGTGACTTCGAGGATGAGCGCCTGCCCTACTGGACGGAACTCTGGCCCTCCAGCGTGGCTTTGGCTTCATGGCTTCACAGCCGCAAGGAAGATATCGCGGGGCAAAACTGCCTTGATCTGGGCTGCGGCCTGGGTCTCACGGCCTTGGTCGGCCAATGGCTTGGCGCGCGCGTGACCGCCATGGACTATGAAGAACAAGCCCTGCACTTTGCCGCGCGCAACGCCAGAATCAATGACGTTCCCCAGCCCCTGTGGGCAGTTATGGACTGGCGGAGTCCGGCCCTGAAGGCCGGAAGCATGCACCGCGTCTGGGGCGGCGACATCATGTATGAAAAGCGCTTTGTGGCCCCGGTGCTGCGGTTTTTACACCACGCGCTCGCGCCGGACGGCGCAGCCTGGGTGGCCGAACCGGGCCGCTCTGTATACGAAACCTTTCTGCACGCCCTGCAAAGCGGCGGCTGGCAGGGCAAGCGCGTATACGGCCAGAAAGTGGAAGCCCTTTACGCCCAGCCCGTGCCTGTCACCGTGCAGGTATGGGAAATCCGCCGCGGCTGA